Within the Natranaeroarchaeum sulfidigenes genome, the region TGCCTCATCGTCAGCGGATCCTCTGACCCCCGAGAGATCGGTCACTGAGGCGTCCCGTGAGTACTCAGTGCGATCCATGGGTTATACCCCTTCGAGGTACTCTCGCCGCTGCTCGACCTTGACCTCCTCGGAGCGCTTATCGTAATGCTTGTCGAGGACCTCCTGACCGACATTCATCCGGTCGGAGACGACCTTCTCGGGGACGTCTTCAGAGAGGTGGTGTGTGATCGATCCCCGGCGAACCGAGTGCGGGCTCACGCTCGACGGACACCGGCTGTAAGAGCCGTAATCCACGCCTTCACACCCGTCGGGATCACGGTCATGTGGACAGTCGTAGCCGTAGTAGCACGGCCTCGTGGCCTTGTAGACCGTCTCGCGGACCGTCGTTCCCGATAGCCGACCGTGCTGAGTCGTCAGCAGCGGCTCACGACCGTTTTCGTCGGTCATCTCCGGACGCTGACGGTCGATCCAGTCGTCCAACACTTCGCAAACGTAGGGATCGAGAGCGACCAGCCGCTCACCTTCGCTCCCGTTCTTTAGACCCGTGTCGGTCTCGGGACGATGACGGAGTTCGAGGCGTTTCTCTTCGGGATCGTAATCGTCGAGATCGAGAGCCACGAT harbors:
- a CDS encoding tyrosine-type recombinase/integrase — translated: MTGNQELEPLDPETAKEMYHREREGEVTERTLQAHHYRLVHFIRWCDEEDIDDMNDLSGRKLHEYRLWRKEDGDLNAVSLRTQLETLRVFIRFCETIDAVPSGLHEKILLPTLSNDDEQREEILRSEQAENVLEYLRRFEYASRTHVVLELLWHTGIRLGSIVALDLDDYDPEEKRLELRHRPETDTGLKNGSEGERLVALDPYVCEVLDDWIDRQRPEMTDENGREPLLTTQHGRLSGTTVRETVYKATRPCYYGYDCPHDRDPDGCEGVDYGSYSRCPSSVSPHSVRRGSITHHLSEDVPEKVVSDRMNVGQEVLDKHYDKRSEEVKVEQRREYLEGV